In Arenicella xantha, the genomic window CGCTGCACAAGGCCTTGAATACACTGATCCGGCAACACTAATCAAATAGTTCACGCCCATTGAAACGGAATGCCACGGACGGCAATTCCGCGACCTACCACCAAGCCAGCCAGCTAACGGAAATAAGCTTACAAGAAAATAATGTGCCAACAGCGGAAAGTATTTCAGAGAATTGAATGTCCATTGAACTAGCTACGGGGAATCCAGCTAGTACGAAAATAAAAAGACCCGCCATTTATTATTTTTGTTAACGAGTCTTTTTACTTTCATGAGTCGTGCTATTAGTTGCACTTTCCTCACTCCTAGGCGACTTGGGCTTGACCTCAGTCTGTGCGCAAAGTTACGCGATAATTAATCAGTTGTCCATAGTTTTATAACTTTTTGTTAACACAGACATGAATTAAAGTCATAATCTAGACAATTTGTCTAGTTACTCACGCTCGTCATATGTGGGCAAAGACGGCATAAGAAAGCCAGAACCGTCATAAAGAGGCATTGAAGGCTCGCATATTTGCCTTCGACGGCTATAATATCGATCTTACTACGGGCGGGTTGATCCGCCTTTTTTAGTGGCACATCACTCGTTGAGCGATAGATACTCTCAACGTAGATCGCGCACAACGACACGCATGGAAAATGAGTAACAAACTGTCTTTTCAAGATTTAATCCTCCGCCTCCAGACCTACTGGGCTGATCAGGGCTGCATGCTTATGCAGCCTTACGACATTGAAATGGGCGCAGGCACCTTTCATTCAGCAACATTTCTGGGCGCTATTGGGCCAGAGCCAATGCGAGCCGCTTATGTGCAACCATGTCGTCGCCCGACCGATGGCCGTTACGGCGAAAACCCCAATCGACTCCAGCACTACTTTCAATACCAAGTAATACTGAAACCATCCCCCGATAATATTCAGGAGTTATACCTAGAGTCGCTACGCCAAATCGGCATCGACATGCTGGCCGATGACATACGATTTGTAGAAGACAATTGGGAATCACCAACTCTCGGTGCATGGGGGCTTGGATGGGAAGTGTGGTTAAACGGCATGGAAGTCACTCAATTCACCTACTTTCAACAAGTCGGAGGCTTAGATTGCCGACCAGTAACCGGTGAAATCACCTACGGGCTTGAACGAATAGCAATGTACTTGCAAGGTGTCGATAGTATTTTCGATCTACAATGGACCGACGATTTCACATATCGGGATATTTACCATCAAAATGAGGTCGAACAATCAACCTACAATTTTGAGCATGCCAATGTTGACGAACTGTTTCACCAGTTCAACGCCTGCGAAGCTGAAAGCAAACAGTTGCTAGAA contains:
- the glyQ gene encoding glycine--tRNA ligase subunit alpha produces the protein MSNKLSFQDLILRLQTYWADQGCMLMQPYDIEMGAGTFHSATFLGAIGPEPMRAAYVQPCRRPTDGRYGENPNRLQHYFQYQVILKPSPDNIQELYLESLRQIGIDMLADDIRFVEDNWESPTLGAWGLGWEVWLNGMEVTQFTYFQQVGGLDCRPVTGEITYGLERIAMYLQGVDSIFDLQWTDDFTYRDIYHQNEVEQSTYNFEHANVDELFHQFNACEAESKQLLEHHLPLPAYEKVLKASHSFNLLDARHAISVTERARYIGRIRALAKGVAQAYYESREALGFPRGMKSEGGDHV